A genomic window from Mesorhizobium sp. 131-2-1 includes:
- a CDS encoding SDR family oxidoreductase: protein MSVEKVAVVVAGGSGMGAAAARRLAADGFKVAILSSSGKGEALAKELGGLGVTGSNQSNEDLQRLADLTLERFGRVDVLVNSGGHGPRAPILEITDEQWHTGLDVYLMNVIRPVRIVAPHMVRQKAGAIINISTAWVVEPSPMFPTSAVFRAGLAAYTKIFANTYAADNVRMNNVLPGWIDSLPTTEERRESVPMQRYGTSEEIAATIAFLASDGAGYITGQNIRVDGGIIRAI, encoded by the coding sequence ATGAGTGTAGAAAAAGTAGCTGTCGTCGTTGCCGGCGGCAGCGGCATGGGCGCGGCGGCGGCAAGGCGCCTGGCCGCCGACGGCTTCAAGGTCGCGATCCTGTCGTCGTCCGGCAAGGGCGAGGCCCTGGCCAAGGAGCTCGGCGGCCTCGGCGTCACCGGATCCAACCAGTCGAACGAGGATCTTCAGCGCCTTGCCGACCTGACGCTCGAACGCTTCGGCCGCGTCGACGTCCTGGTCAACAGCGGCGGCCACGGGCCGCGCGCGCCGATCCTCGAGATCACCGACGAGCAATGGCACACCGGGCTCGACGTCTATCTGATGAACGTCATCCGGCCGGTCCGCATCGTGGCGCCGCACATGGTCAGGCAGAAGGCCGGCGCCATCATCAACATCTCGACCGCGTGGGTGGTCGAGCCAAGCCCGATGTTCCCGACCTCGGCCGTGTTCCGGGCCGGTCTCGCCGCCTACACCAAGATCTTCGCCAACACCTATGCCGCCGACAATGTGCGCATGAACAACGTGCTTCCCGGCTGGATCGACAGCCTGCCCACCACCGAGGAGCGCCGCGAGAGCGTGCCGATGCAGCGCTATGGCACCAGCGAGGAGATCGCCGCGACCATCGCCTTCCTCGCCTCCGACGGCG
- a CDS encoding LysR substrate-binding domain-containing protein: MPEDFLRLPPLNALRAFEASARHLNFRLAALELNVTPGAVAQHIRGLEASLGAKLFERRPRGLALTDEGRAYVPNIRRAFELISEATALLRPEPARLTISVTPSFATKWLIPKLPDFVAHNPLVDLRILATESLSSFQADGVDIAVRQGRPPFGPGLVVDLLFPQQVIAVCSPALLPPGAGEIAASDIQHHMLLHDAHNLWPEFMETVLGLKMAAEAKRMRFNQTALAIDAAIAGQGIALASRFLVAADLAAGRLTQPVQGDMRGTQDFHVVMPRKQRHPEPTQAVRQWLLDAGDAG; encoded by the coding sequence ATGCCTGAGGACTTCCTGCGTCTGCCGCCGCTCAATGCGCTGCGCGCCTTCGAGGCGTCGGCGCGGCATCTCAACTTTCGCCTGGCCGCGCTTGAGCTCAACGTCACCCCGGGCGCGGTGGCGCAGCATATCCGCGGGCTGGAGGCCAGCCTTGGCGCGAAACTGTTCGAACGGCGGCCGCGCGGCCTGGCGCTGACCGACGAGGGCCGTGCCTATGTGCCCAACATCCGCCGCGCCTTCGAGCTGATCTCGGAGGCGACAGCGCTGCTGCGGCCGGAACCGGCACGGCTGACGATCAGCGTGACGCCGAGCTTCGCCACCAAATGGCTGATCCCGAAACTGCCCGACTTCGTCGCGCACAACCCGCTCGTCGACCTGCGCATCCTTGCCACCGAAAGCCTGTCGAGCTTCCAGGCCGACGGCGTCGACATCGCGGTCAGGCAAGGCCGTCCGCCCTTCGGTCCCGGCCTCGTCGTCGACCTCCTGTTCCCGCAGCAGGTCATCGCGGTCTGCAGCCCTGCCCTGCTGCCGCCCGGCGCCGGCGAAATCGCCGCGTCGGACATCCAGCATCATATGCTGCTGCACGATGCCCACAATCTGTGGCCGGAGTTCATGGAAACCGTGCTCGGCCTGAAGATGGCGGCGGAGGCCAAGCGCATGCGCTTCAACCAGACGGCGCTGGCGATCGACGCCGCCATCGCCGGCCAGGGCATTGCGCTTGCCAGCCGCTTCCTGGTCGCCGCCGACCTCGCTGCCGGCCGGCTCACCCAGCCGGTCCAGGGGGACATGCGCGGCACGCAGGATTTCCATGTCGTCATGCCGCGCAAGCAGCGGCACCCTGAACCGACCCAAGCCGTCCGGCAATGGCTGCTGGATGCGGGCGATGCGGGCTGA
- a CDS encoding VOC family protein, with amino-acid sequence MELYRGRLIDHIQLVVRDLKASRRFYGAVFEVLGIPVGGEAEDYFWADEMFISSADSRAAQGVLTGRHHLAFQAGDRAMVDAWYKAGLAAGGKDNGAPGERPYHPGYYAAFLLDPDGNNIEAVFHGEAKRSAAAVEISF; translated from the coding sequence ATGGAACTCTATCGCGGCCGGCTCATCGACCACATCCAGCTGGTGGTGCGCGACCTGAAGGCGAGCCGGCGCTTCTATGGCGCGGTGTTCGAGGTGCTGGGCATTCCGGTCGGCGGCGAGGCCGAGGATTATTTCTGGGCCGACGAGATGTTCATCTCCAGCGCCGACAGCCGCGCCGCCCAAGGCGTGCTCACCGGCCGCCATCATCTTGCTTTCCAGGCCGGGGACCGCGCCATGGTCGATGCTTGGTACAAGGCGGGGCTCGCCGCCGGCGGCAAGGACAATGGCGCGCCTGGCGAGCGCCCCTACCACCCCGGCTACTACGCCGCCTTCCTGCTCGACCCCGACGGCAACAACATCGAGGCGGTGTTCCATGGCGAGGCGAAGCGGAGTGCGGCCGCGGTGGAGATCAGCTTTTAA
- a CDS encoding MFS transporter, whose product MKLSYRWVIVAAGALMSCVAIGVMFSLAIFLEPISLDTGWSRAGISSAMTLNFLVMGLGGFAWGAIYDRIGARPVAFAGALLLGLAMVMASRTGSLTVFQLTYGVLVGLAASAFFAPMIALTTAWFDTNRSLAVSLVSAGMGVAPMTISPFARWLITAYDWRTAMFDIGVMAWVLLLPVAFLVRQPPAAAAAADGAPARATDDPGMSVGQALRSPQFLVLGMTFFACCAAHSGPIFHMVSYAMACGIAPMAAVTIYSVEGLAGLGGRLLYGVLGDRLGVKPVLIVGLAIQAVVLTAYLAVSRLEQFYVLAIIFGATYGGVMPLYAVLAREYFGPRIIGTVFGAATMLSSLGMSFGPLAGGMIFDAYHSYSWLFIGSALVGLGAVGIAIAFPPQPSRQRLQMA is encoded by the coding sequence ATGAAACTTTCCTATCGTTGGGTCATCGTCGCGGCTGGCGCGCTGATGAGCTGTGTCGCCATCGGCGTGATGTTTTCGCTGGCGATCTTTCTCGAGCCGATTTCGCTCGACACCGGCTGGTCGCGCGCCGGCATATCGAGCGCGATGACGCTGAACTTTTTGGTGATGGGCCTCGGCGGCTTCGCCTGGGGCGCCATCTATGACCGCATCGGCGCCCGCCCCGTCGCCTTCGCCGGCGCGCTGCTGCTCGGGCTGGCCATGGTGATGGCCAGCCGCACCGGCTCGCTCACAGTCTTCCAGCTCACCTATGGCGTGCTGGTCGGGCTCGCGGCCAGCGCCTTCTTCGCGCCGATGATCGCGCTCACCACCGCCTGGTTCGACACCAACCGCAGCCTCGCCGTGTCGCTGGTCTCGGCCGGCATGGGCGTGGCGCCGATGACCATCTCGCCCTTCGCGCGCTGGCTGATCACCGCCTATGACTGGCGCACCGCCATGTTCGACATCGGCGTGATGGCCTGGGTGCTGCTGCTTCCCGTCGCCTTCCTGGTGCGCCAGCCGCCGGCCGCGGCCGCAGCAGCCGATGGCGCGCCGGCGCGCGCCACTGACGATCCCGGCATGAGCGTCGGCCAGGCGCTGCGCTCGCCGCAATTCCTGGTGCTGGGCATGACCTTCTTCGCCTGTTGCGCGGCGCATTCGGGACCGATCTTCCACATGGTGAGCTATGCCATGGCCTGCGGCATCGCGCCGATGGCCGCCGTCACGATCTACAGCGTCGAGGGCCTGGCCGGCCTTGGCGGCCGCCTGCTCTATGGGGTGCTCGGCGACCGTCTCGGCGTCAAGCCGGTGCTGATCGTGGGTCTTGCCATCCAGGCCGTGGTCCTCACCGCCTATCTCGCCGTCAGCCGCCTCGAGCAGTTCTACGTTCTCGCCATCATCTTCGGCGCCACCTATGGCGGCGTCATGCCGCTCTACGCGGTGCTGGCGCGCGAATATTTCGGACCGCGTATCATCGGCACGGTGTTCGGCGCCGCCACGATGCTGTCCAGCCTTGGCATGTCGTTCGGGCCGCTTGCCGGCGGCATGATCTTCGATGCCTATCACAGCTATTCCTGGCTGTTCATCGGCTCGGCCCTGGTCGGGCTGGGTGCCGTCGGCATCGCTATTGCCTTCCCGCCGCAGCCGAGCCGGCAGCGGCTGCAGATGGCGTAG
- a CDS encoding ankyrin repeat domain-containing protein — protein sequence MTAGLEAEEARSWSNLMVAAEKGDAQAVRAELAAGADINQTDEGGWSALHLAAHNARIAVLEALIAHPAIDINSRNKWKSTPLSLAAAKGHYDCIQALVGDARIDINARADYYGRTALIEAARNGHLDVVKLLVEHGADVNLADKTGRNSALIEAIKGRHYEVAEYLLESRKVNFLNKDMRLNALIWAGSTRNAQLIEMLDTAIHSFFEGK from the coding sequence GTGACCGCAGGCTTGGAAGCCGAAGAAGCCAGGAGTTGGTCCAACCTGATGGTCGCGGCCGAGAAAGGCGACGCGCAGGCCGTGCGCGCGGAGCTCGCGGCCGGGGCGGACATCAACCAGACCGACGAAGGCGGCTGGTCGGCGCTGCATCTCGCCGCCCACAATGCCCGCATCGCGGTGCTCGAAGCCTTGATCGCGCACCCGGCGATCGACATCAATTCCAGGAATAAATGGAAGAGCACGCCCTTGAGCCTGGCCGCCGCCAAGGGCCACTACGACTGTATCCAGGCGTTGGTGGGAGATGCTCGGATCGATATCAATGCCCGCGCAGACTATTACGGCAGGACGGCGCTGATCGAAGCGGCAAGGAACGGCCATCTCGACGTCGTCAAGCTGCTCGTCGAGCATGGCGCGGACGTCAATCTGGCCGACAAGACGGGACGGAACAGCGCGCTCATCGAGGCCATCAAGGGACGGCACTACGAGGTCGCCGAGTATCTGCTTGAGTCCAGGAAGGTGAACTTCCTCAACAAGGACATGCGGCTCAACGCATTGATCTGGGCGGGCAGCACCCGCAACGCCCAGCTCATCGAGATGCTGGACACCGCCATCCACAGCTTCTTCGAAGGCAAGTGA
- a CDS encoding lipocalin-like domain-containing protein, translating to MTRDVATGERREALGQHPQGIVIYTPERVIFFILRSSRKRPERMPPSDEDKIALFDTMFAYSGSYTVEPDRVVHHVDMSWNEAWSGTEQLRFCNVDEDTLTYTSAPAPNPFDGREVVHEVTYVREKRPAE from the coding sequence ATGACGAGAGACGTCGCGACCGGGGAGCGGCGAGAAGCTCTCGGCCAGCATCCTCAAGGCATCGTCATCTATACACCTGAGCGCGTCATTTTCTTTATCCTCAGGAGCAGTCGCAAACGGCCCGAGCGGATGCCGCCATCGGACGAAGACAAGATCGCGTTGTTCGACACGATGTTCGCCTATTCGGGCAGCTATACGGTTGAGCCGGATCGGGTCGTCCACCATGTCGACATGAGCTGGAATGAAGCTTGGAGCGGCACAGAGCAGTTGCGGTTCTGCAACGTCGACGAAGATACGCTGACTTACACGTCTGCTCCCGCCCCGAATCCGTTCGACGGGCGCGAGGTTGTCCACGAAGTGACCTATGTCCGGGAGAAACGGCCCGCCGAATAG